The genomic segment GTGTAATGATTCAAACTCGTTAAGCCAGGTGCACAGCGGGCATTCGACACACTTTCAAGAATCTGCTAAACATGAGTTCTTAAACACACGTTCAGCCCAtgacgttcacactggacaagcaggaagaGGATTCTTGgtcatcttttcttttgctaCCGTTTACCAGCAGATGTCTGTCACAGATGGAAAacgcttggtgcaaaatgttgaaaccATTCtgtgttgcttaaaaaattAGATAGCTATGGTATCAGGGGGGTAGCATGGAACTGgattaaaagttatttgactAACAGACAACAGTTCGTTAAAATGGGGGAATATCAGTCAACACGTGAGGGCATTGCATGTGGTGTCCCTCAGGGCACAATTCTAGGTCCCAAATTATTTAACCTCTACATAAACGATATTTTCAATGTGTCacgtttattaaaaataatactgtttgctgatgacaccaacatattttattcaaacGACAATTACAATAcactaataaatacaataaattctgaacttaaaaaaaattaaaacatggaCTGACATAAATAAGCTAtctttaagcttaaaaaaaactaaggcaATTATGTTTGGTAATTCTAAAATTAACTCGGAATTGCCAATATATATTGAAGATAATATAATAGAAATGGTACCCCAAATTAAATTCCTTGGCATAATTATCGATAACAAATTAACCTGGAAGCCACATATTAAATATGTCCAGagtaaaatatctaaaagtaTTGGAATAATTCATAAAGTAAAACACATTCTGAAGTACAAATCTTTGCACACATTGTACTGTTCATTAATATTGccacatttaatttattgtgttgAAGTATGGGGCAATAATTATAAAACATCACTAAATGGCATTTTCATCCTCCAAAAACGTGCAATAAGAACAATCCATAAAGCGGGATACTGTGACCATACTAACATGTTATTTCTAAATTCTAAGgtaatcaatttttttgatttagttAATTTGTACACAGCAGAATTTCTATACAAGGCCTACAATAAATTACTACCCCACAATATTCAGAAACAATTTAGACAGAGGGACGGCGATTACGCACTGAGGGGACATGGTAACTTCAAACAACCAAAAATTCGAACAGCTAGAAAAAGTATGTGCGTATCAGTGTGTGGGATAAAACTGTGGAACGGGCTTGATATAAACTATAAACAATGTACAAGCATCAAACTATTTactatgaaaatgaaagagaagctgTTATCAAAGTATATAACTGCATAATAAAAACTACCATAAGTATGTAAAAGAAGGATTGTAGACACGTGACTGTGGATGGTTTGCATGAtttcatttgtgaaaataaGAGAAATTGAAAGCTGTTGTcatattgtattgttttgtttgtaattaaGAACTGGGAACTATTTACGTTATAAGTTAATGACATAAAGGGATAGGCCTAAACATTTGCTTCTGCCTAtccccttttcaaacatgtttgttgattttggtttttatttatttttttgttctgttttgtattgtttgggttttgtttttgtttttttctgctgtgatttatgctctgtatatttttatcttatctttttttttctttttgcatgtttgaaataaactattctATTCTAGTAAAGGGTGCAAATCtcactccaggctttttccttTACAGCTCTATTTCGATACATGGAAGACTTGCTGTCATAACTCCGAccggacacaaactgcaatgaTTCATTTATCTTTTATGATCAATTTACAAACAATTGGTACTTCCGTGAAGTACCATCAAATataagtccctgattggtcagagtttgacctggtttcatttcaatgtgtgtgtttaaagGCCGTGCGTTCTGTACGAAGAGCTTGAAAacagttctaaaaatgtagctGTGTGAACgagagagttttgaacatggaagtcTGAAACCCACATTTATAGAGACGTTTTATGGAAGTGGCAGCTAGAACGCACATtgtatgaacatatttttacaagttGGTTCAGTTAGGGAAAGTGTGTGACTGCTAAGCCTCGTTTTCCCTGAGCGATCCGGTACAGTCCAGTTAATTTTGGCGAGCGCTTCCACTCAGTTAAatctcgcttccactgagcggtttgttttcacgccGCATCCGTGGTGTAGACAGCTAGCGTGTCGTTGTAGTGTGATGACTAGAATAGCAACAACAacagaggtcatccagcaggtcgactttttcttgctttactttttgtacatcgtgtaggGCAggaattttatgttgtttgaaagaagattccactataaagaggaaaacagaaatgctaacttctattttctaatgtcatcatcactttctgacaatcaacaggtggctacagcggctccgccccaaccgtctcATTCCACTTTTCTATGAACTTAGAACAGAtggggggccctcaagaggtacagttctgtactgtttaatggaacaattttacaataaaacactcaaaatattggACCAGACCAGACTACTCAATGGAAACGAGGTTTTTGTTGGGATCCATATCCATTGTGAGACTCTTCCGTTCTGGGTTAGTGACTTTATTGATAACCAAGTCATGCAGAAGCCATAGAGCTACACCCTGAACTTTGAGGACAGGTTGTTGAACTGTTCATGCACTAACATTAACAAAGGgatctttattaaaatatgacCAAAAACTGAGCAACTCACCAGTCGTACTCTCTTCAGCCTCTCCTCCAGCCGTTCCTCTGCTTCTCTCTCTCTGAGAACGGTCTCCAGCCTGCTGATGAGCTCTGCTGCAAACCTCTCCGGCTCTACGTGGATGTCCTTTGGCATGCGATGCGTGCGCTtcatgaaacacacaaacattaaaaagaaataaataaatgaatttgatTTCTAGACACTTCAAGCTGTCATATAAGATGCACCCATTTCTCCACTGAGCATCAGCTGAATGCTAAAAGCCTGGACTCACAGGTATATGCGGTAAAGGCACACGGCCATTGGCTTTGGCACTTTCGTGCATCTCTTTCCGATGCTGCTTCCGATATCTGTATGGAGGAATACCATCTCTGTGGGGGAGCACACGGGGAAACAACGATTAACCTGGATCTCATCAGCATTATCCTACTTTGCATTTTGACACCACTTATTCCAGTAAAATACATCAATGGTGCAGCTGGGTTCACTTACACACTACTGTCGGTTAGTGACATCGAGTCTGCATCACTTGACATGCTCTGCTGCTCGCTGTCATTAGCGCTGGTTGCTGGAGCCCGAGCGTAGCCCATGTTGGCGTAGTACGGGTTCACAGGCTCTCGCCACGGCCTGAAGAAGGATCGACACAAATGATTTATTagtgcacaaaatattttttctgacaaaagcCTTGAAAACATCATGAATTTGTAAAAGCAATAATTCTTTCTGTTATAGATCTGAAAATTATTATGGTATTATGGATTTGAGTTGTGAATGGACAAATatgtaaattaattaattaatcccAAACTGTCatatgaatatttaaaacaataatagactgacataaaaaggaataaaacgCCATGTTTGCAATACAGCATGGATGTTAGGGTGTTGTGCTTTACGACACACACCTGTACTCTCTGGTGTCCGCTCTTCTCCTGCTGGTTGTAGCTCGATGCGGCGCCGTCTGCATCAGCAGGCTTTGAGTCAGTCTGCTCGCTGGTGTGTTTCCACATTCTTCATCTTTCTCCTCTTCCAGCTCCCTTGCACCCCCTCCACACCTACGAATAGAATTGATATTCATCAGAAACGTAAGAAGATAACTGTTGAttacttttacttaaaaaaaaaagaactgtgaTGAACTGAGAACAATCTTGAAAAATTCCGACATTCAGACATTTTGTGGTGTGATGTAAAGAAGTAGGTTAACGTCACCTCCACTCCTCATCCTCGGCGAGTGTCGGCAGGTATCCAGGACTGGACTTGGCTGGACCCGAAGAGGGGCTCTGATCACTGGGGTTGGGTTTGGGGCTCTCTCCTCCGGTCCGGGTGTACTCCAAATACAGATCGGACTTGAGGAACAAAGGGTAGGTGTTCTCCTCGATCATGGCCTGGATCTCTGTCTGTGCCTGGAATGAACGACAGAGACGCACACGTAGCTCAAACATTCAACCTCAATTTCTTATCAAATTCTCTAACCTCGACCGACAATGACACCAGTTTAAAGACAGAGGAAAGAACAGAATAGGAAACAGCACAGAAACATTACATATTGTAAAGTGATAGTTTAGCTCTAAAATCCCaaacaacaatttcaaaattCAGATAGTTCAAATTGTTAATATCTGGTTTGTTTACGTCTCTTTAACCTTTATAAATAtgcttttgacagcagcaaagTTTACATTATTTGTTCAGCTGAAGTGATGACAGACACCACATCATGTTAGTTTATACATTATAGTCTAAGATGCAATATTTCCTACATTTATAGGTCATAATGCTATGAACATTGATGCATGTTAGGAGAGTGAATGCTAACAAACTTAACTGCATTAAAGCACTCCTGACTTTTTAAGTTCAATAAACAGGAGGTACCATGTAAAATATTAATGCTTTCTAAGTAgtattgagtgtttttttaaaaaaacaaaaaaaaattaatacacaAAAACTAGGATATACAAGAAATTGAGTTCTGTCTTGAAATCCATATTGCTTtagtaaaaaacataaaaactaattattttgaGCAGCATATtgagatgaaaacatgttttcttaagtAGACCGACTTATCACAAGTGACCAAACAGACGAATAGCATAAAAGAGAATACAAAGAGGCTAAACAAATTAGGCTAAATCCGTATTTTTGCTGGGTTTGTTTccagaaaaagtttaatttaatctgTAAATTATCAGTTTGATAGACTGTATATGCAGACTTGCTGAAACTCTTTCTTACAAATTGCAATATTACCATTATTATAAGGCTTAACTACAGTTTCAGATCAAATTTCAACTGTAATCATTCTCATCACAGATTTAAAACCAGATGAAAGTCTTTTGAAGAAGTTTAACATGAatgattttctaaaatattataaaGTAAAGCATGATTTTACCTCCAAAGATGGAGCTAAACGGCagtaaaaatctttttactcTCATATCTATTCCAGTTCTGATCTTTTCAAAGCGTGGCTATTTTGGACTATGAAACCAAACACACCCTTTAAATGTATAAGTGGGACTATTTTTACAGCTTGATATGTATAAACCTGGTTAGAATACACTGAGGATTCTGTTTGAAGATGCACAGTTGAACTGAGGCTCATGAATGaatgttttagtgtgttctaCTATTGACCGTTTCTAATCAATGTTTTGGCTACCTGGTCAAACATGGCAGGATCTGGATGCTGCTTTCCCACGCAGTCCCGGATGAAGCTCTTGGTAGCTGCTTTGATCTGCCTCGAGACAATCCCACTTCCATCTATGATGTACTTCTTGTAGATGGCTTTGGCCAGCTTTGCCCTTTTCTCCTGGCTGCTCTGTCTGAACCCGGAGCACGCAAACCAAAAGTCCAGCAGGTCTGCAcacccttcctggcagagaAAGTTTTTGAACAGCTGAGTGCCATCCTGGTCATCCAGTAGCGAGTGTAGCGACTCGGCCCACTTCAGATAAGGTGGCGTCGGAGAAGCAGAGCCCTCGGGTTCGTATCCCAAGTCCAGGTCCGGGCGGCGAGGCGTTGCGGACGACGACGAGGGGGCGTAGCCAGACAAGTCTCCCATCTTCGACGAAGCGGGACACCCGAGCACTTGCGAGAGGTTGTTTGGACGGGCGTTGACTGACTGGACTGGGGGGTCCAGATCCGTCCCCTCCTCGCCGGGTACTGGAGGTCGCGGGGCATCTTCAGTAAAATGAGCGGGGCCGCTAAGAGAGGCCGCAACCCCTCCACCGCCCCTGAACCCGATCCCGGGTAATTCTCTGACAACACTCATGGCTTTGATTGTACAAAGCAGAGGTCAGACCTTCCCCTGCAGCAAGGATTTTTCTGGCAAGCAATTCACCCTACAAGACAGGAAAAAGACAGTTAGCATCACCAATCACAGGTGGTTAAACAGAAATTAGCTTTATTAATTCCCTTACTTTTATAATACTTTCACAAGGGATTTTATTctatttgactgtttttcatgtgtttatttcttttatgtAAGGTTGTGCCGTTTTTATTTGGACCTCGagtctgtaaataaataaaattacaagtATACCAGTCCAATAGATAGTTTAAAACTACCAATTAAGATTTACTGAGTTTCGATCCAACAGATTAGAGGTATAACAATCCATTTTAgctacaactttatttatatcataATTTCAACAAGATTCAGtcgatatttttattttgaacaatccaattCACTGACTTAAAATCGATTAAGAACACTTTTTGTTCAGTACTGAAGAGTGCAggagaagttttccagattccttgcaagataatcaagtgttaattaaataagtgaacaaacaagtaaagaagaattaaatccattcacattttcagaaagtttagatgtttttcctcataaaagtaatacaaagggaacattataccacactgtatggtcacacacatctttgcaaaattcaaagtgtttccacacattaaaCTGTAATGATCGATTCATCTTTATTTGCTGCCATCATGTGCTGTCCGCTATGATGGTCGTTTTTATGTTCTAGTAAAAGAAACCTTTCGAATAGTATTTTCTAATGCCGATTATAGctgattttgaaacaattttagaTTCGATTCACAACATGcttcagacagattgatctggttggaccATAGGGATAATAATCGATTaaccgttacacccctactaaattgaataaagctttatttatacaaGAGCCAAACAATCCCCACTGTCTAAAATAAGATTTATCCCAAATACAACAATGgctaaaaatataacaaaaacaaatgcctACAAACAATGAAcagccacaaaaataaataaatacaaacgtaattaaatattagaaagaaataaaaaaagacatattagATATTTAGAGAATCAGTTTGATGTATGGTACTAATACATAATAAAATTCTTAGTTTAACGTACTTTTAACTATACTAAAACACGGTTTGAGTAAATATGAGAGTAAATACTTAAAATAGGAATAGTCTAACTTACGACCCGAAGTTTACCATCAAGTTACGGACGTCTTTGAAGCGAGAAGCTTGCTCTCTGTTGCTAGCAGGAATTAAACCGACAACCGTCCGCGCGGCTGCGAGTGGTTTTTCACCCATTTAAACTCGTGTTAACAAGTTAAGACAGCTAGCTGGCCTTGTAGCAATGCCACCAGCAATTCCAGCGCTTTGAAGTGAGAATCTCATTCATCTTGGCCTGCAAAGACGGTGGGGGATGGGTACGGCAACAAACTCCACAGCCAAACAAAACGGGCCtgcacgcaaaaaaaaaaaagtgtccggTAAGAACGTCAACTCTAAACTTGCAAGTACGGAgcaaactttaacaaaaaatagcGCAAACTTTCTAAAGAATGTACCAACACAACTAGACGGTTTGAAAAACTAGAAGGCAAAGACACGTTTTCCACTTGAGCGGCTGCAGCGCCAGCTAGCTTGG from the Oryzias melastigma strain HK-1 linkage group LG1, ASM292280v2, whole genome shotgun sequence genome contains:
- the LOC112137206 gene encoding axin-1 isoform X1; the encoded protein is MSVVRELPGIGFRGGGGVAASLSGPAHFTEDAPRPPVPGEEGTDLDPPVQSVNARPNNLSQVLGCPASSKMGDLSGYAPSSSSATPRRPDLDLGYEPEGSASPTPPYLKWAESLHSLLDDQDGTQLFKNFLCQEGCADLLDFWFACSGFRQSSQEKRAKLAKAIYKKYIIDGSGIVSRQIKAATKSFIRDCVGKQHPDPAMFDQAQTEIQAMIEENTYPLFLKSDLYLEYTRTGGESPKPNPSDQSPSSGPAKSSPGYLPTLAEDEEWRCGGGARELEEEKDEECGNTPASRLTQSLLMQTAPHRATTSRRRADTREYRPWREPVNPYYANMGYARAPATSANDSEQQSMSSDADSMSLTDSSVDGIPPYRYRKQHRKEMHESAKANGRVPLPHIPRTHRMPKDIHVEPERFAAELISRLETVLREREAEERLEERLKRVRLEEEGDDADISMATSISSHNIPLPLPSSFPPLYGARYSETTANAATAATYGSLVAMEDSQDDDPESILDEHVQRVMKTPGCQSPGAANSTLGGGRHTPPKSSRSPDGGIGLPHYPPHRGGGHGSSASGVKAMHYHKQPYHHRGRESQEEAGSRPQANLPWNGEPTNQYTGRRNYADGAGASVLDGMGYSSKGSTLSRRGCKKTETLGKVDDGGRDLETQVPLEDLERNQKILQWMMEGDRQRKSSHGSSTNSSRRTGTSSESRPASVEKPGAVHPWISAQLRNNPSSMSSAIPGSTSAQIQPSHPFIQDPAMPPNPAPNPLTQLEEAKRRLEEERRRAALQQAKQRHKSGKRQLCENMTVAYYFCGEPIPYRTSVKGRVVTLGQFKELLTKKGHYKFYFKKVSDEFDCGVVFEEIRNDDDILPIFEEKIVGKVEKIDRNLGT
- the LOC112137206 gene encoding axin-1 isoform X2, translating into MSVVRELPGIGFRGGGGVAASLSGPAHFTEDAPRPPVPGEEGTDLDPPVQSVNARPNNLSQVLGCPASSKMGDLSGYAPSSSSATPRRPDLDLGYEPEGSASPTPPYLKWAESLHSLLDDQDGTQLFKNFLCQEGCADLLDFWFACSGFRQSSQEKRAKLAKAIYKKYIIDGSGIVSRQIKAATKSFIRDCVGKQHPDPAMFDQAQTEIQAMIEENTYPLFLKSDLYLEYTRTGGESPKPNPSDQSPSSGPAKSSPGYLPTLAEDEEWRCGGGARELEEEKDEECGNTPASRLTQSLLMQTAPHRATTSRRRADTREYRPWREPVNPYYANMGYARAPATSANDSEQQSMSSDADSMSLTDSSVDGIPPYRYRKQHRKEMHESAKANGRVPLPHIPRTHRMPKDIHVEPERFAAELISRLETVLREREAEERLEERLKRVRLEEEGDDADISMATSISSHNIPLPLPSSFPPLYGARYSETTANAATAATYGSLVAMEDSQDDDPESILDEHVQRVMKTPGCQSPGAANSTLGGGRHTPPKSSRSPDGGIGLPHYPPHRGGGHGSSASGVKAMHYHKQPYHHRGRESQEEAGSRPQANLPWNGEPTNQYTGRRNYADGAGASVLDGMGYSSKGSTLSRRGCKKTETLGKVDDGGRDLETQVPLEDLERNQKILQWMMEGDRQRKSSHGSTNSSRRTGTSSESRPASVEKPGAVHPWISAQLRNNPSSMSSAIPGSTSAQIQPSHPFIQDPAMPPNPAPNPLTQLEEAKRRLEEERRRAALQQAKQRHKSGKRQLCENMTVAYYFCGEPIPYRTSVKGRVVTLGQFKELLTKKGHYKFYFKKVSDEFDCGVVFEEIRNDDDILPIFEEKIVGKVEKIDRNLGT